One Methylocystis iwaonis genomic window, AATCGTCCCGCTTGAATCCTATTGTAGCCATATCGCGGCGGCGCCAAAATCACCATGGCCATGCCTTGCATGACGGCGGCAAAAACGCTAGCTAGCGCGGCAATCGACGCGAGACGCTCGCAAATCGTCGAAAGAGACAATTCACATGACTTATGTCGTCACGGAAAACTGCATCAAGTGCAAGTATATGGATTGCGTGGAAGTTTGCCCCGTCGACTGCTTCTACGAGGGCGAGAACATGCTCGTCATCCATCCGGACGAATGTATCGACTGCGGCGTCTGCGAGCCTGAATGCCCCGCCGAGGCGATCAAGCCCGACACCGAGGAAGGCCTCGAGAAGTGGTTGCAGTTGAACGCTGAAATGGCGCAGAATTGGCCGAACATCACCATCAAGCGCGACCCGCCCGCCGACGCCAAGGAATGGGATGGCAAGCCCGGCAAGTTCGAAGCCCAGTTCTCTTCCGAGCCCGGACAGGGCGACTGAGATCACCTCAAGCCGCCCGTCGCGAGCCGATTCGTTTCGGCCGCCAAATGTGCGCCGGGCGGCGGCCCAATCTTTCCACATCCTTAACTTTGCTTGATAGCAGAGCGAATTTCGTAACTTACTGACGACTTTCCGACCCTCCCGGCAAAAACCGGGCAAGGGTTGTTTTTGATTTTGGCGCCGCGGCGTGATATAGAGAATGGTAATAAACGCCGCTCGACCGTCACGGGCCGACGACGGCTTGCCTCACAGCATGAGAAAGCGCGCGCCTTAGAGCGTCCGAATTCCCTATCTCGCCCGCGCCTCTGGCTTAAGGTGTCAGTTCAGAAACTTGCCTGCCAAGACGCTTCGTTCGTCTCGCGGCAAGAGGACAGCAGGATCATCCCGTCTCCACAGCGGGATGCAAAAGGAGTGCCCCGCGTATGCCGTCCGCCAAGAAGAACGATATAACAAAGAAAGGGGTCGGCGCTACAGCTACCTCCGCGCGTTCTCAGGGATCGGCGTCGAAAAGCGGTAAAGCCGCACGCCCCGTCGCCGCGACGTCCGACGGCGCGAAAACGAGCAAATCCGCTGCAAAGAGCGCCAAGACTGCGGCAAAGACGCGCGTTGAAGCGCCTGTGACGACCGCAGCGAAGGCGACGACAAAGACCAGCGGCAAAAGCGGCGCGGACGCTGCCGCCCGCAGCGCCGCGGCGTCCGGCGCGCGCGCGTCCGCATTGGCCAAGAATGTCGCTGCGCGCGGGACTGTCGCCGCAGCCCCGGGCAAGGCCGGCGCAAAGACTGTCAAGTCCGCGGCGAAGACCGCCGCAACCGCCGCCGTGAAGTCGGACGAAAAAATCACGCCCGCCAAGGCGCACAAGACAGCGGCGTCCATCGAGAAACCGAAACCAGTGGCGAAGCCTGCCGCGGCGCCGGCCTCGGAGAAGGCTGCTCCGGAGAAGGCGCTCGCCACAGCTCCCGCCCGCAAAGCCGAGGCGACGAGAACCTCTGAACCCGTTACGTCCGCCGCGGCGCACAAGCCCGCACCGGCGGCCGCTGTTGCGCCAGCCCGCGACGCCAAGCCCCCCTTCCCCGCCAAACCGGCCGCCCCCGCGGCCGCCGCGGCGGCTGGCAAGACTTCATCAACCACGACAGCCGGCGAAGATAAAAAATTGGCAAAAAGAAACGAGCCCCCCGTTGAAACGGCGACGCCCGTCGCTGCCGAGAAGACCGTAACCGATTCAAAGGCCGTGGTGAGACCCGCGCCCGCGAAAACGAAACCGGCCGCGCAGAAGCACGGTTTCAAGCTCAACGAGTTCATCGTCTATCCGGCTCACGGCGTCGGCCAAATCATTGGCGTCGAAACACAGGAAGTCGCGGGCTTCAGCCTCGAGCTCTTTGTCGTCAGCTTCATCAAGGACAAGATGATCCTGAAGGTTCCGACGAGCAAGATCGCCAATGTCGGCATGCGTAAGCTCGCAGAGACCGGCGTAGTCGACAAAGCGCTCACGACGCTTTCCGGACGCGCGCGCATCAAGCGCACAATGTGGTCGCGCCGCGCCCAGGAATATGAGGCCAAGATCAACTCCGGCGATCTTGTCACGATCGCCGAGGTGGTGCGCGACCTCTACCGTTCAGACACGCAGCCGGAGCAGTCCTATTCCGAGCGCCAGCTTTACGAGGCGGCGCTCGACCGCATGGCGCGGGAAGTCGCGGCCGTGCGCAAGCTGATCGACTCGGAGGCGCTGAAGGTGATCGAGTCCTTCCTGCAGAAGGGCCCGCGGCGCGGAGCGAAGGCCGACGCCGAAGCCGAAGCCGCCGACGACGGCGACGAAGAGGACGTCGATCGCGCCGCGTGAGGGTCGCACGCCGATCGACAAAGAAATGCCGAGAGCGGGATTTCCTGCTCTCGGTGAGGTCGCTTCCGGCCTTCGGGCGGCAGGGAGCCAGTCGCATGCAGCAGAAGCGGTGGTTAGCCCCTGCGCGCGAACGCCGCGACAATGATCGCCTCCCCTATCGGGACGCTCTGCAACAGCGAGAGAGAGCGCGCCAGGCCCAGGGCGCCGCGCAAACCACCCCCCAAAGCTCATGCTGCTCGCGCGAAGCCGCTTGGCCAGCGCGTCGGCCGGCCAGATAGCTGCGCTTCTCCTCGCACGGCCGATTTTTGCCCATAGAACGACACCGCCCAATAAATCGACGAGTCGCGCCCTCGCTCTCTCGCGCGACCTCAGACCTATTTCCTGCCAAGGGCAACGATCTCAGGAGAAAAATTTTCCGCGAAGAAAGCGCTCCCCCAGCAGGCCAAGGGCGAGAGAGACTGAAGCAAATTCGACGACGTACGCTTTGTCGACCGTATGGGGATCGTAGCTGGTGTAATATGCGGAGCGCAGCCACTCCACGATTTGGAAGAGGGGATTGTAGGAATAGTACTCGCGCACTTCCTCTGAAAAAGCATAAGACGGCTCATATACCCCAGATAATATGTATAAGATGACAGCAGCCAACGTAAATGCACCGATAAAGAACATGCCAAATATTGCACAAGCGACCGTATTTAGCACTCCAAACCCTATTCCAAGATAAACAGCCGCAAGAACAGCCTGAGATGCCGCAATGTAATCTGTCGGAAGAAAGTCTATGTCTAACGAATACATAATCAACAAATATAGCCATAAAACAATGAAAGCGTTAAGCACTTCCAATATCCATCTCGCAGTAATTAAATGCCCGGGCTTGAGTATCGGCATATTTAGCAGCGTCCGCCCTTGGATTATAGCCATACCCAGCATTCTCGCGGGATAGAGACAGAGAATGTAGGGCACAACCCCTGTCGCTACGAACACAGCCGCACTCTCACCGACAGGCGCGACATAATTCCTAAGGAGATAGGCGCCGGAAATGATGATGAGATGGCTGAGCGGCCATGCGATCGCGATAAGATAGCCGAAATAGCTGGAGCCGAACCGCGTCCTCATATCCATCAGCAGAATCACCGAGATAACGCGGCCGAATTCCCTGATCTTCGCGAGAAGATTTGCCGACACGATTCCCTCTGACTAAAAATCCGATCAGGGCCGCACTATAGCTGAATAGCGGCGGAACGGAGGACATGCGCCCCGACCATGCGCCTGTCATGCCCTCACCCCACTGCCCGGCTTGCGTCCCCAAGACAAGCCCGCCAGCGCCTCCCATAACGCGAGAGCCCGCCCGGCGCCTTGCGTCCCGCCTCCCCATCGTCTATGCGGCATGGCTTCCCCACGCTCGAGTAATGGATCACTTAAAGTGGCGAAGCCGAAGACGCCTGTTGCGATCATCATGGGGTCCCAGTCCGACTGGGCGACCATGCGCCACGCCGTGGAGACCCTGAAAATCCTCGACGTCGGCTGCGACGCGCGAATCGTCTCAGCCCATCGCACGCCTGAGCGGCTTTTCACTTTCGCCAAGGGGGCCGAGGCGTCGGGCTTCGAGGTGATCATTGCGGGCGCCGGCGGCGCCGCGCATCTGCCGGGCATGACGGCCTCCATGACCAATCTCCCGGTTCTCGGCGTGCCGATCGAGTCCCAGGCGCTCAAAGGCATGGACTCCCTACTCTCCATTGTTCAAATGCCGGGCGGCGTGCCGGTCGGGACGCTCGCCATCGGCAAGGCGGGCGCGATCAACGCCGCGATCCTCGCCGCCTCAATTCTCGCGCTGAGCGACAAGGCGCTCGC contains:
- a CDS encoding CarD family transcriptional regulator, yielding MAKRNEPPVETATPVAAEKTVTDSKAVVRPAPAKTKPAAQKHGFKLNEFIVYPAHGVGQIIGVETQEVAGFSLELFVVSFIKDKMILKVPTSKIANVGMRKLAETGVVDKALTTLSGRARIKRTMWSRRAQEYEAKINSGDLVTIAEVVRDLYRSDTQPEQSYSERQLYEAALDRMAREVAAVRKLIDSEALKVIESFLQKGPRRGAKADAEAEAADDGDEEDVDRAA
- the purE gene encoding 5-(carboxyamino)imidazole ribonucleotide mutase, with the translated sequence MGSQSDWATMRHAVETLKILDVGCDARIVSAHRTPERLFTFAKGAEASGFEVIIAGAGGAAHLPGMTASMTNLPVLGVPIESQALKGMDSLLSIVQMPGGVPVGTLAIGKAGAINAAILAASILALSDKALAARLADFRAKQTASVGETPKEEA
- a CDS encoding ABC transporter permease; this translates as MSANLLAKIREFGRVISVILLMDMRTRFGSSYFGYLIAIAWPLSHLIIISGAYLLRNYVAPVGESAAVFVATGVVPYILCLYPARMLGMAIIQGRTLLNMPILKPGHLITARWILEVLNAFIVLWLYLLIMYSLDIDFLPTDYIAASQAVLAAVYLGIGFGVLNTVACAIFGMFFIGAFTLAAVILYILSGVYEPSYAFSEEVREYYSYNPLFQIVEWLRSAYYTSYDPHTVDKAYVVEFASVSLALGLLGERFLRGKFFS
- the fdxA gene encoding ferredoxin FdxA, with product MTYVVTENCIKCKYMDCVEVCPVDCFYEGENMLVIHPDECIDCGVCEPECPAEAIKPDTEEGLEKWLQLNAEMAQNWPNITIKRDPPADAKEWDGKPGKFEAQFSSEPGQGD